One segment of Streptomyces bathyalis DNA contains the following:
- a CDS encoding alpha/beta fold hydrolase — protein sequence MDLRKSGGSRPAQLSARLRGTVRGGSRRLFVVAAAVVTLAGAGTWSALASDGQPPVHRADRTLDMPGAQIDTSYFTSGSRSGKRPAVLLGHGFGSSKDAVRAHAQQLAREGYAVLTWSARGFGASTGQIGLNDPEHEVADVSRLIDWLAERPEVRLDETGDPRVGVAGASYGGAIALLAAGHDERVDAIAPRMTYWNLADALFPDGVFKKLWAGVFFGSGSPRGGCGRFETDVCEMYERVAVSGKPDAAARELLAARSPSAVGDRIKVPTLIAQGQSDSLFPLGQADAMAKAIRANGAPVSVDWFAGGHDGGDLETARLDTRTTAWFDRYLKGEKGVEAGPAFRVTEAGGMDSTDGTLQTRGATGTAYPGLNNGARTVALDTAQRSFNNPPGAGPPSISAIPSLSSGLSQLSSLGVGGLNIDFPGQHARFDSRPLKSSLRITGSPTVTVRVKSESADDAVLFAKVYDVGRDGSQRLPSQLVSPIRVADAQKGRNVQLRLPAVNHEVEAGHRLRLVLATTDLGYASPAEPSTYTATVESELSVPTARGVTAEAAPLPAWVWGLPLAGAAVAAVLLVSGRRRTSAPAPDPKLAEVPLEITGLTKRYSKSADRYAVRDLSFRVEKGQVLGLLGPNGAGKTTVLRMLMGLIRPDDGETRIYGHAVRPGAPVLSRVGAFVEGPGFLPHLSGRANLELYWAATARPAADAHIDEVLEIAGLGEALQRAVRTYSQGMRQRLAIAQAMLGLPDLLILDEPTNGLDPPQIREMRDVMIRYAAQGRTVIVSSHLLAEVEQTCTHLVVMDRGRLVQAGAVAEITGSGETLLIGIDGPPPSDAVVGKVAGLPGVISAARADEGLLVRLGGTSPSRLLAELVGMEIPVNGLGPHRRLEDAFLTLIEGETS from the coding sequence ATGGACCTGCGAAAGAGCGGTGGGAGCCGGCCGGCTCAACTGTCAGCCCGACTGCGCGGCACGGTGCGCGGCGGCTCGAGACGGTTGTTCGTCGTGGCTGCCGCTGTTGTCACGCTCGCCGGGGCAGGCACGTGGAGCGCGCTGGCGTCCGACGGACAGCCGCCGGTCCACCGGGCAGACCGCACCCTTGATATGCCGGGCGCGCAGATCGACACCTCGTACTTCACCTCGGGCTCCCGGTCCGGGAAGCGGCCCGCAGTGCTCCTCGGCCACGGATTCGGCAGCAGCAAGGACGCCGTGCGTGCCCACGCGCAGCAGCTGGCCCGGGAGGGATATGCCGTCCTGACCTGGTCGGCCCGGGGTTTCGGAGCCTCAACCGGCCAGATAGGCCTCAATGACCCGGAGCATGAGGTCGCGGACGTCTCCCGCCTCATCGACTGGCTGGCCGAGCGCCCCGAAGTGCGGCTCGACGAGACCGGCGACCCGCGGGTCGGCGTGGCCGGCGCCTCCTACGGTGGCGCGATCGCACTGCTCGCGGCCGGCCACGACGAGCGGGTCGACGCCATCGCGCCGCGGATGACGTACTGGAACCTGGCTGACGCGCTGTTCCCGGACGGGGTTTTCAAGAAGCTCTGGGCCGGCGTCTTCTTCGGCTCCGGCTCTCCCCGGGGTGGCTGTGGCCGCTTCGAGACGGACGTGTGCGAGATGTACGAGCGGGTGGCGGTGAGCGGCAAGCCGGACGCCGCCGCCCGTGAACTGCTCGCAGCGCGCAGCCCCTCCGCCGTCGGGGACCGGATCAAGGTGCCCACGCTGATCGCCCAGGGCCAGTCCGACTCCCTCTTCCCCCTCGGCCAGGCAGATGCCATGGCCAAGGCGATCCGCGCCAACGGAGCACCCGTTTCCGTCGACTGGTTCGCGGGCGGACACGATGGCGGCGACCTGGAGACGGCCCGCCTCGACACCCGTACGACGGCCTGGTTCGACCGCTATCTGAAGGGCGAGAAGGGCGTGGAGGCGGGTCCGGCCTTCCGCGTCACCGAGGCCGGGGGGATGGACTCCACGGACGGGACGCTCCAGACACGCGGCGCCACCGGCACCGCCTACCCCGGGCTGAACAACGGTGCCCGCACGGTCGCCCTCGACACCGCGCAGAGGTCCTTCAACAACCCGCCGGGCGCAGGACCACCCTCGATCTCCGCCATCCCCAGCCTCAGCAGCGGTCTCTCGCAGCTGTCCTCCCTCGGCGTCGGCGGTCTGAACATCGACTTCCCCGGCCAGCACGCACGCTTCGACTCCCGGCCGCTGAAGAGTTCCCTGCGCATCACCGGCTCGCCCACCGTCACGGTGCGGGTCAAGTCCGAGAGTGCCGACGACGCCGTGCTCTTCGCGAAGGTGTACGACGTCGGGCGGGACGGCAGCCAGAGACTGCCTTCGCAGCTTGTCTCGCCCATCAGGGTCGCCGACGCCCAGAAGGGCCGGAACGTCCAGCTCCGCCTGCCCGCCGTGAACCACGAGGTCGAGGCGGGCCACCGGCTGCGGCTCGTGCTCGCCACCACCGACCTCGGCTATGCGTCTCCCGCCGAGCCGAGTACGTACACCGCCACGGTGGAGAGCGAACTGAGCGTTCCCACCGCGCGCGGTGTCACCGCCGAGGCCGCCCCGCTGCCCGCCTGGGTCTGGGGTCTTCCCCTCGCCGGCGCCGCCGTCGCCGCGGTCCTGCTGGTGAGCGGCAGGCGCCGCACCTCGGCCCCGGCTCCCGACCCGAAGCTTGCAGAAGTGCCTCTGGAGATCACCGGGCTGACGAAGCGCTATTCGAAGTCCGCCGACCGGTACGCCGTACGCGACCTGTCCTTCCGCGTCGAGAAGGGCCAAGTGCTCGGTCTTCTCGGCCCCAACGGCGCGGGCAAGACCACTGTCCTCCGCATGCTGATGGGCCTGATCAGGCCCGACGACGGCGAGACCCGGATCTACGGGCACGCCGTACGGCCGGGCGCGCCGGTGCTCTCCCGGGTGGGTGCCTTCGTCGAGGGTCCGGGCTTCCTCCCGCATCTGTCCGGGCGGGCCAACCTGGAGCTGTACTGGGCCGCGACCGCCCGTCCCGCCGCAGACGCCCACATCGACGAAGTCCTGGAGATCGCCGGCCTCGGGGAGGCGCTCCAACGCGCAGTGCGCACCTACTCCCAGGGCATGCGGCAGCGCCTCGCCATCGCCCAGGCCATGCTCGGCCTGCCCGATCTGCTGATCCTCGACGAGCCGACCAACGGACTCGACCCGCCGCAGATCCGCGAGATGCGGGACGTCATGATCCGGTACGCCGCCCAGGGCCGCACCGTGATCGTTTCCTCGCACCTCCTGGCCGAGGTCGAGCAGACCTGCACCCACCTTGTGGTCATGGACAGAGGCCGACTGGTGCAGGCGGGGGCGGTCGCGGAGATCACGGGCTCCGGCGAGACGCTGCTGATCGGCATCGACGGCCCGCCCCCGTCGGACGCCGTGGTGGGGAAGGTGGCCGGACTGCCGGGCGTCATCTCCGCCGCGCGGGCTGACGAAGGCCTGCTGGTACGGCTGGGCGGCACGAGCCCGTCCCGGTTGCTGGCGGAACTGGTCGGGATGGAGATCCCGGTGAACGGCCTCGGCCCGCACCGTCGCCTCGAGGACGCTTTCCTCACTCTGATCGAAGGAGAGACCTCGTGA
- a CDS encoding PucR family transcriptional regulator, with product MAEHKPTAGSHGERGQTDPGHTDAGRATPVTLATVVESLGPDSVEVWAAPHGLEVPVSDIAVRERDDERPHNADLLLAIGTVAAGGPGAPGGTGVDGRRDLAELLAAAASDGARAVLVRNRGGPPPGAAALADGHGVALLGLSAELEWAEVIGRLRALLALAATPRHGHVGVLSRQHDLSSLANTLAGLVHGSVMIFTPGQELLAASRLTEGDDDMRRAAVLEQHGPPGYRSKLAQMGVYHRLWSDEGVVEVDAVPELGAGRRLAVAVRAGKENLGSIWVAESGGPLAGNAASLLAESAPVVAVRLLGLDQEELARHRMSEELVGRLLLGEVDPRTAGAHLGIPPDAPAAVIVAEFADPAAGGGGISAPAGGPAVAHRVREESLRHLAGYRWRAVATTGPDRVLIALVDAADPEGIARAASGMAASVAESVGVELLVGMGPSVPHIGELPASHTEAELVVRALKRRGQRGVRCASYDDVRGTANLIVLSETVAADERLQAGPVARLRAHDRRRGTDYTATLAVYLDAFGDTATAARALNVHANTLRYRLGRVRELTGLDLADPHERLSAGIQLFALGVQHD from the coding sequence ATGGCGGAGCACAAGCCCACGGCGGGCAGCCACGGAGAGCGCGGGCAGACAGATCCGGGGCACACAGATGCCGGGCGTGCGACACCCGTGACACTGGCGACCGTCGTCGAGTCCCTCGGCCCGGACAGTGTCGAGGTCTGGGCCGCTCCGCACGGCCTGGAGGTGCCCGTCTCGGACATCGCCGTCCGCGAGCGGGACGACGAACGCCCGCACAACGCCGACCTGTTGCTGGCCATCGGCACCGTCGCTGCCGGCGGCCCCGGGGCTCCGGGTGGTACCGGTGTCGACGGTCGGCGGGACCTCGCGGAACTGCTCGCCGCCGCCGCGTCCGACGGAGCGCGCGCTGTCCTCGTCAGGAACCGCGGCGGACCTCCGCCGGGCGCGGCAGCCCTCGCCGACGGTCACGGCGTGGCGCTGCTGGGGCTGTCGGCCGAGCTGGAGTGGGCCGAGGTGATCGGCAGGCTGCGGGCGCTACTCGCCCTCGCTGCCACGCCACGGCACGGACATGTAGGCGTGCTCTCCCGCCAGCACGACCTGTCGAGCCTGGCCAACACCCTCGCGGGACTCGTGCACGGCTCGGTCATGATCTTCACCCCCGGACAGGAGCTGCTCGCTGCCTCACGGCTGACCGAGGGCGACGACGACATGCGCAGGGCGGCAGTGCTGGAGCAGCACGGTCCGCCCGGCTACCGCAGCAAGCTGGCACAGATGGGCGTCTACCACAGGCTCTGGTCGGACGAGGGCGTGGTCGAGGTGGACGCCGTCCCCGAACTCGGCGCGGGCCGCAGGCTGGCCGTGGCCGTACGGGCAGGCAAGGAGAACCTGGGTTCGATCTGGGTCGCGGAGAGCGGCGGACCGCTCGCCGGGAACGCCGCGTCGCTCCTCGCGGAGAGCGCGCCGGTGGTTGCGGTCCGTCTGCTCGGCCTCGACCAGGAGGAGCTGGCCCGGCACCGGATGAGCGAGGAACTGGTGGGCCGGCTGCTCCTCGGAGAGGTCGATCCGCGGACGGCGGGCGCGCACCTGGGGATCCCGCCCGATGCGCCCGCGGCCGTCATCGTCGCGGAGTTCGCTGATCCCGCGGCCGGAGGCGGCGGGATCAGCGCGCCGGCGGGAGGCCCGGCCGTGGCCCACCGCGTACGCGAGGAGTCGCTGCGTCACCTCGCCGGATACCGCTGGCGCGCGGTGGCCACGACGGGACCGGACCGCGTCCTCATCGCCCTGGTCGATGCCGCCGATCCGGAAGGGATCGCAAGGGCCGCGTCGGGGATGGCCGCGTCCGTGGCCGAATCGGTGGGCGTCGAGCTACTGGTGGGCATGGGCCCGAGCGTCCCTCACATCGGTGAGCTGCCCGCGTCCCATACGGAAGCAGAGCTGGTGGTGCGGGCGCTGAAGCGGCGTGGCCAAAGGGGTGTGCGCTGCGCCTCGTACGACGACGTGCGCGGTACGGCCAACCTCATCGTGCTGAGTGAGACGGTGGCCGCCGACGAACGTCTTCAGGCGGGCCCGGTCGCGCGTCTTCGCGCACACGACCGCAGACGGGGCACCGACTACACCGCGACCCTTGCCGTCTACCTTGACGCCTTCGGGGACACCGCGACGGCGGCCCGCGCGCTCAACGTCCACGCGAACACGCTCCGCTACCGGCTCGGCCGGGTACGTGAGTTGACCGGCCTGGACCTGGCCGATCCGCACGAGCGGCTGAGCGCGGGCATCCAGCTCTTCGCCCTTGGAGTTCAGCATGACTGA
- a CDS encoding LysR family transcriptional regulator, whose protein sequence is MDADLRQLRCLVAIVDEGTFTDAAIALGISQAAASRTLASLERALGVRLLRRTSREVTPTGTGLRVVAQARRVLADMDDLYRTATSGDAHLRIGYAWSALGRHTTAFQRRWAAQHPETDLQLVRANTATAGLAEGTCDLAVIRRPVDDRRFDSAIVGLERRYCAMAADDPLATRRSLRLSDISGHTMLIDRRTGTTTPELWPPESGPATKETHDVDDWLTVIAAGRSVGVTAESTANQYQRPGIVYRPVRDAEPIAVRLTWWRGDPHPATQAAIEMLTALYRTG, encoded by the coding sequence ATGGATGCCGATCTGCGGCAGCTGCGCTGCCTCGTCGCGATCGTCGATGAGGGCACCTTCACCGATGCCGCCATCGCCCTCGGGATCTCCCAAGCAGCGGCCTCCCGCACGCTGGCCTCGCTCGAACGAGCCCTCGGTGTGCGGCTGTTGCGCCGGACCTCCCGCGAAGTCACCCCCACCGGCACCGGGTTGCGTGTGGTGGCACAGGCACGGCGCGTCCTCGCCGACATGGATGACCTGTACCGGACGGCCACCTCCGGGGACGCGCACCTGCGGATCGGCTACGCCTGGTCGGCACTCGGCCGGCACACGACCGCCTTCCAGCGCCGCTGGGCCGCCCAGCACCCGGAGACCGACCTGCAACTCGTCCGCGCCAACACGGCCACCGCCGGACTGGCGGAAGGGACGTGCGACCTCGCCGTGATACGCCGACCGGTGGACGACCGTCGCTTCGACTCGGCCATCGTCGGGCTGGAACGCCGCTACTGCGCCATGGCCGCCGACGACCCCCTGGCCACACGCCGCTCACTCCGGCTCTCCGACATCAGCGGACACACCATGCTGATCGACCGCCGGACGGGCACCACCACGCCCGAGCTGTGGCCACCGGAATCCGGGCCGGCGACGAAGGAGACGCACGACGTCGACGACTGGCTCACCGTGATCGCCGCCGGCCGCAGTGTCGGGGTCACGGCGGAGTCCACCGCCAACCAGTACCAGCGGCCCGGCATCGTCTACCGGCCCGTCCGCGACGCCGAACCCATCGCCGTACGTCTCACCTGGTGGCGGGGCGATCCGCACCCCGCAACACAGGCCGCCATCGAGATGCTCACCGCCCTCTACCGCACAGGCTGA
- a CDS encoding SDR family NAD(P)-dependent oxidoreductase, producing MTGPAVVESPRALVTGAAGGIGAAIARRLHRDGARVVLADQRQDRLADVAAQLGPPEEVAPLAVDLRDRESLPGFVDAAREVWSGLDILVNAAGLYPSTPLLDMADDSWDTVLDVNLSAVFSLSRSFAQRLVEEGRGGHIVNISSGASTRARRGAAHYCVSKAGLDMLTKAFALEMAQHEISVNAVSPGFIEVSSEVNPLGADYVRSIRGGQPWPRAGTPEDVAGAVAFLCGPDAGWITGASLSVDGGAGTGNAALPLS from the coding sequence ATGACGGGACCAGCGGTGGTGGAGAGCCCCCGAGCCCTGGTCACCGGCGCGGCCGGTGGCATCGGCGCCGCGATCGCACGGCGGTTGCACCGCGATGGCGCTCGCGTCGTCCTCGCTGATCAGCGCCAGGACCGACTGGCGGACGTGGCTGCACAGTTGGGACCGCCCGAGGAGGTGGCGCCGCTCGCCGTGGACCTCAGGGACAGGGAGTCCCTGCCGGGCTTCGTCGACGCCGCCCGTGAGGTGTGGTCAGGGCTGGACATCCTGGTCAATGCCGCCGGGCTGTACCCCAGCACGCCCCTTCTCGACATGGCGGACGACTCCTGGGACACAGTGCTGGACGTCAACCTCTCCGCCGTCTTCTCGCTCTCCCGTTCCTTCGCGCAGCGGCTCGTCGAGGAAGGGCGCGGCGGTCACATCGTCAACATCAGCTCCGGGGCGTCCACCAGGGCGCGCCGTGGCGCCGCACACTACTGCGTCTCGAAGGCCGGCCTGGACATGCTGACGAAGGCATTCGCGCTGGAGATGGCCCAGCACGAGATCAGCGTCAACGCGGTCTCGCCCGGATTCATCGAAGTGAGCAGCGAGGTCAATCCGCTCGGTGCCGACTACGTGCGCTCCATCCGCGGTGGACAGCCCTGGCCCCGCGCGGGCACGCCCGAGGACGTCGCCGGGGCGGTGGCGTTCCTGTGCGGCCCCGACGCGGGCTGGATCACTGGAGCGTCCCTGAGCGTGGACGGTGGCGCCGGAACGGGCAACGCGGCGCTGCCGCTGAGTTGA
- a CDS encoding amidohydrolase: MSTAGQVTEVKRAVREAVERSRDRVLEISADVQRHPETGFREERSAALVADWFTGMELPFERGLSRTGVKARMTGGGSGPTVAVLGELDALLLPSHPLADPGTGAAHACGHHAQIASMVGAAAGLAAVQEQLDGDVVFFAVPAEESTELAWRRELVRAGELRHLVGKADLIARGAFDDIDMAMLCHTAGEGAPRLSVGDSHNGSVVKQVLFQGRASHAGASPWRGVNALKSATLALAAIDAQRDTFRDEDAVRVNAVLPQGGSAPTAVPDRVEMEVVIRARTVGALREACAAVDRAVRAGAVALGTTATTETTLNYLPHHQDPELVELCRANAETLFGPEKVVRGWHRGASTDMGDLGEVMPVLHPFTAGAVGDAHSPDYQVTDHVTAALEPAVLLAWCVVDLLVDGAAEARRIMDAAGRTDEDGRGRQDRTAAQVRDDYAALRGRFDASYTFDGADTGAGGDAGRVRRGED, encoded by the coding sequence TTGAGCACCGCCGGGCAGGTCACCGAGGTCAAGCGTGCGGTGCGCGAAGCCGTCGAACGCTCCCGTGACCGCGTCCTGGAGATCAGCGCGGACGTGCAGCGTCACCCGGAGACCGGGTTCAGGGAGGAGCGGAGCGCGGCGCTTGTGGCCGACTGGTTCACCGGCATGGAGCTGCCCTTCGAGCGCGGGCTGTCCCGTACCGGGGTCAAGGCGCGCATGACCGGTGGCGGCAGCGGACCGACCGTCGCGGTCCTGGGCGAACTCGACGCGCTGCTGCTGCCGTCCCACCCGCTCGCCGATCCCGGCACCGGCGCGGCGCACGCCTGCGGCCACCACGCCCAGATCGCCTCGATGGTGGGCGCGGCGGCCGGTCTCGCCGCGGTACAGGAGCAACTCGACGGCGACGTGGTCTTCTTCGCCGTACCCGCCGAGGAGAGCACGGAACTGGCATGGCGGCGCGAGCTCGTACGGGCCGGTGAACTCCGCCACCTCGTCGGCAAGGCCGACCTCATCGCGCGCGGCGCCTTCGACGACATCGACATGGCGATGCTCTGCCACACGGCGGGCGAGGGTGCTCCACGTCTGTCCGTGGGCGACAGCCACAACGGCTCGGTGGTCAAGCAGGTCCTCTTCCAGGGGCGGGCCAGCCACGCCGGTGCGTCCCCGTGGCGTGGCGTGAACGCGCTCAAGTCGGCGACCCTCGCGCTCGCCGCGATCGACGCGCAGCGCGACACCTTCCGTGACGAGGACGCGGTACGCGTCAACGCGGTGCTGCCGCAGGGTGGTTCGGCGCCGACCGCCGTGCCCGACCGCGTGGAGATGGAGGTCGTCATCCGAGCCCGCACGGTCGGCGCCCTGCGGGAGGCATGCGCGGCAGTGGACCGCGCGGTGCGCGCCGGAGCGGTCGCGCTGGGGACGACGGCCACGACCGAGACCACCCTCAACTACCTTCCGCACCACCAGGATCCGGAGCTGGTGGAACTGTGCCGGGCGAACGCGGAGACCTTGTTCGGGCCGGAGAAGGTCGTCAGGGGCTGGCACCGCGGCGCCTCGACCGACATGGGCGACCTGGGCGAAGTGATGCCCGTACTACACCCGTTCACGGCCGGAGCGGTAGGTGACGCGCACAGCCCCGACTACCAGGTCACCGACCACGTCACGGCAGCCCTCGAACCGGCCGTCCTGCTCGCCTGGTGCGTGGTCGACCTGCTGGTCGACGGTGCCGCGGAGGCGCGCCGCATCATGGACGCCGCCGGCCGGACTGACGAGGACGGCCGGGGGCGACAGGACCGCACCGCGGCACAAGTCCGCGACGACTACGCGGCGTTGAGGGGACGCTTCGACGCCTCGTACACATTCGACGGAGCTGACACAGGGGCCGGCGGCGACGCCGGACGTGTGCGGAGAGGCGAGGACTGA
- a CDS encoding EamA family transporter: MVAMVGSGVSNQVGAAIGSLAFPVIGPAGVVAVRQYVAAIALMSLSRPRLSVFTWRQWWPVLLLGLAFGSMNLSLYSAIDHIGLGLAVTLEFLGPLSIALAASRRRIDACCALIAAAGVVTLMRPQPSTDYLGMGLGLLAAVCWASYILLNRTVGRRVPGAQGSAAAAALSGLVFLPVGIILVLRQPPTTGAVSYAVAAGVLSSAVPYLADLFSLRRVPAQAFGLFMSINPVLAAVTGWIVLGQQLGWSESAGIGAIVAANTLSIVTSRR; encoded by the coding sequence GTGGTCGCGATGGTCGGCAGCGGTGTGTCCAACCAGGTCGGCGCGGCCATCGGGTCCCTTGCCTTCCCGGTCATCGGGCCCGCGGGCGTCGTAGCGGTACGTCAGTACGTCGCCGCGATCGCCCTGATGTCCCTGTCTCGCCCGCGTCTGAGCGTCTTCACCTGGCGCCAGTGGTGGCCCGTACTGCTGCTGGGCCTGGCGTTCGGGTCGATGAACCTGTCCCTGTACAGCGCCATCGACCACATCGGCCTCGGGCTGGCGGTGACTCTCGAATTCCTCGGTCCGCTCAGCATCGCCCTGGCTGCTTCGCGCCGCCGGATCGACGCATGCTGCGCGCTCATCGCCGCTGCCGGTGTCGTCACCTTGATGCGTCCGCAGCCCTCCACCGATTACCTGGGGATGGGGCTGGGATTGCTGGCGGCCGTCTGCTGGGCGTCCTACATCCTGCTCAACCGCACCGTCGGCCGGCGCGTACCCGGAGCACAAGGGTCGGCAGCCGCCGCTGCGCTCTCGGGCCTGGTCTTCCTCCCCGTCGGTATCATCCTGGTCCTGCGGCAGCCGCCGACCACGGGCGCCGTCAGCTACGCCGTCGCCGCCGGCGTGCTCTCCTCAGCCGTGCCGTACCTCGCGGACCTCTTCAGCTTGCGCCGCGTACCGGCCCAGGCGTTCGGGCTCTTCATGAGCATCAACCCCGTGCTCGCCGCCGTGACGGGCTGGATCGTCCTCGGACAGCAGCTCGGGTGGAGCGAGAGCGCCGGCATCGGCGCCATCGTCGCGGCCAACACGCTCAGCATCGTCACCTCGCGCAGGTGA
- a CDS encoding ABC transporter permease, whose product MTGQLDTASGFRAGRTLPFGVEAVRQLRRRRTAVVAVILTVLPFVLVAAFAIGGGDDDGGGGGQEQRINLMDTATASGLNFASSALFLSAGFLLVIPVALFFGDTVASEAGWSSLRYLLAAPVPRARLLWSKFAVALTFSLAAIVLLPLISLAVGTVAYGWHPLQSPTGSSVPATDALLRLALAVAFVFVSQLVTAGLAFWLSTITDAPLGAVGGAVGLTIVGNLLDAVEALGSWREFLPAHWQYAWADAIQPQLEWTGMIKGTSVSVAYALVLFALAFRGFGRKDVVS is encoded by the coding sequence GTGACCGGCCAGTTGGATACCGCGTCCGGCTTCCGTGCAGGCCGCACCCTCCCCTTCGGTGTGGAAGCAGTACGACAGCTGCGCCGCCGCCGCACCGCGGTGGTTGCGGTGATCCTGACCGTCCTCCCCTTCGTCCTGGTGGCGGCCTTCGCCATCGGCGGGGGCGACGACGATGGTGGGGGAGGAGGGCAGGAGCAACGGATCAACCTGATGGACACCGCCACCGCCTCCGGGCTCAACTTCGCCTCATCGGCGCTGTTCCTCTCGGCCGGATTCTTGCTCGTCATCCCCGTGGCACTGTTCTTCGGAGACACCGTGGCCTCGGAAGCGGGATGGTCGTCACTGCGCTATCTGCTCGCCGCGCCCGTGCCCCGCGCACGGCTGCTGTGGAGCAAGTTCGCGGTTGCGCTGACCTTCAGCCTGGCCGCGATCGTGCTGCTCCCCCTGATCTCCCTGGCCGTTGGCACGGTCGCATACGGCTGGCACCCGCTGCAGAGCCCGACGGGCAGCTCGGTTCCCGCCACGGATGCCTTGTTGAGACTCGCCCTCGCCGTCGCATTCGTCTTCGTTTCCCAACTGGTCACGGCAGGGCTGGCGTTCTGGCTCTCCACCATCACGGACGCACCGCTGGGCGCGGTCGGCGGAGCGGTCGGGCTGACCATCGTCGGCAATCTGCTGGACGCGGTCGAAGCCCTCGGCTCCTGGCGGGAGTTCCTGCCCGCGCACTGGCAGTACGCGTGGGCGGACGCGATACAGCCCCAGCTGGAGTGGACAGGGATGATCAAGGGGACTTCCGTGTCGGTGGCCTACGCCCTCGTGCTGTTCGCCCTCGCGTTCCGGGGGTTCGGCCGGAAGGACGTGGTTTCCTGA
- a CDS encoding MFS transporter, with protein MELETENTKGADNFRDAADTGRTTGTARRPPASRVAQVTVVVLFLAWLVDYIDRLVITVALPEIGDEFSLGETEQGLVLTAFFITYALFQIPGGILADSWGAKRTMLVAAAGWSVFTAACGLARGLGSMLALRGLFGVLQGIFPAASIKAISERTTRRQRLTANGAMSASNPFGAAIAPMVAAPLVAAFGWRGAFFAVAVLGAGMVFVLWKGLPPALTRKDEETGTDGDAPPAEAAAPVQVPVRDALRLLRSSVMWRFTLMFCGFNIIGWGLVSWVPTFLRESKGVSLTGAGVLAGIPWFAAAVSMVLGGWVFDRYLRGNHRRVVIPVMLITAVLLIFMVRAETAAEFILWETAGTLVMYLAYMQIFGLPLRMLPAEYAGVGGGMVNFGGQLAGAVSPFVMGFLAEHFSFEVAFSFLVFGAGLAVIGALITPQTTESFRRGLGRHLGAPSNSVAGEPG; from the coding sequence ATGGAACTGGAGACGGAGAACACGAAGGGCGCCGACAACTTCCGTGATGCCGCTGACACGGGAAGGACGACCGGCACGGCCCGGCGCCCGCCCGCGTCGAGAGTGGCCCAGGTGACCGTCGTCGTGCTGTTCCTCGCCTGGCTGGTCGACTACATCGACCGTCTGGTCATCACCGTCGCGCTGCCGGAGATCGGCGACGAGTTCTCCCTCGGCGAGACCGAACAGGGCCTGGTGCTCACCGCGTTCTTCATCACGTACGCGCTCTTCCAGATACCCGGCGGAATCCTGGCGGACAGCTGGGGCGCCAAGCGCACCATGCTGGTGGCGGCCGCCGGATGGAGCGTGTTCACGGCGGCCTGCGGGCTGGCTCGCGGGCTCGGCTCGATGCTGGCGTTGCGCGGTCTCTTCGGTGTCCTGCAGGGCATCTTCCCCGCGGCGTCGATCAAGGCGATCAGTGAACGCACCACGCGCAGGCAGCGGTTGACCGCGAACGGAGCCATGTCCGCCTCGAACCCGTTCGGGGCCGCGATCGCCCCGATGGTCGCCGCACCCCTGGTGGCGGCGTTCGGCTGGCGCGGCGCGTTCTTCGCCGTGGCGGTGCTGGGCGCCGGGATGGTCTTCGTCCTGTGGAAGGGCCTGCCGCCCGCCCTCACCAGGAAGGACGAGGAGACGGGGACGGACGGCGACGCCCCGCCCGCGGAGGCGGCGGCTCCGGTGCAGGTGCCCGTGCGGGACGCGTTGCGGCTGCTGCGCTCGTCGGTGATGTGGCGCTTCACGCTGATGTTCTGCGGCTTCAACATCATCGGCTGGGGGCTCGTCTCCTGGGTGCCGACGTTCCTTCGTGAGAGCAAGGGCGTGTCCCTGACCGGTGCGGGCGTGCTCGCGGGAATCCCGTGGTTCGCCGCGGCCGTCAGCATGGTGCTCGGAGGCTGGGTGTTCGACCGCTACCTGCGCGGGAACCATCGCAGGGTCGTCATCCCCGTCATGCTGATCACGGCAGTGCTGCTGATCTTCATGGTGCGGGCGGAGACCGCCGCGGAGTTCATCCTCTGGGAGACGGCCGGCACGTTGGTGATGTACCTCGCGTACATGCAGATCTTCGGGCTTCCACTGCGCATGCTGCCTGCCGAATACGCGGGCGTGGGCGGCGGCATGGTCAACTTCGGCGGCCAGCTGGCCGGCGCGGTCTCCCCGTTCGTGATGGGGTTCCTCGCCGAGCACTTCTCCTTCGAAGTCGCCTTCTCCTTCCTGGTCTTCGGCGCGGGACTGGCCGTCATCGGCGCACTCATCACTCCGCAGACGACGGAGAGCTTCCGCCGCGGACTCGGACGGCATCTCGGTGCGCCCTCCAATAGCGTTGCCGGGGAGCCGGGTTGA